One genomic region from Daphnia magna isolate NIES linkage group LG10, ASM2063170v1.1, whole genome shotgun sequence encodes:
- the LOC116932769 gene encoding attractin-like protein 1 isoform X2 translates to MELQSSFISAVEFYKYRRKSIRTALYLVCFALLITIQTTNAEEVYQCDNHTQTCISESELGEQSDQQLFNLPSPLPTWAEIPQCRGKIMLNRPFGFLSDGPGNYSLDTKCAWIVQSSAPNATISLQLIEFATECSWDHLYVYDGDSVFAPLLAVYSGLTIYGTYKVEELNQVTSTSNTILLYFYSDLAYNMSGFNISYSINSCPFNEEGKRCSGHGVCIGSACTCDADFHGHSCQYAVCPNNCSKHGSCNMETHSCVCDEGWSGLDCNQTRDRGFWTSVWEFNATRDERLARTQSSGSVWKGVLWVVGGHGLDLKLPLTMAFNISGNDWTRVETNGLFIPTLRHGHSILIHEGILYMYGGVTHDGAVSSQLWSLDLSTKEWILVAPSKTKECQHRLCGPVATTGHSAVLVKDKMYVIFGYNPVFGYLNIMQEYSIDSRQWSVVSTVGALVQGSYGHSSVWDPLTKRIYVYGGYQSESSSAYGLTDALHSYDPAHRVWRVHPSSGSYRYLHTAIMSGGLMLVYGGNTHNETAISNGAKCYSSDFIAYDTVCDTWFKLNQPAPTSVGGDLSRYGHLAASFGPSSDLNDSDEYHQPLLPYGMLIFGGFDGRLKSDVLVYIVGVCTSLATKEQCLTAMPGVKCVWNKAAKKCEPLASISKEGYEKCPGLAFPETSNSLSDWPYSASPIGYSINATLQCGSISSCPTCLHTTFNCVWCGHNCQYAKCTEGLTHTKAITSLEHCQVAVANTCRLLHSCSACHTEPHCHWEPDARCYSYMGNRTEKVDVKEDQVCDAACSLRTNCKNCTQGPCLWCSNQNRCVDKNAYIPSFPYGLCTEWTTHENKCRDLDFPQLEEGSPAGQRNVPLGASVYTKMTTCKSHRSCSDCQEDPACGWCDDGSNRGTGTCMPGGFSGPVTNVLNLSTDLVCPAQQWFFTSCPPCQCNGHSTCIEGTQKCNQPCLHLTEGPHCETCTPGYFGNPVNGGTCSPCQCSGHGTQCHPLTGRCFCTTKGVVGDHCERCDLANHYSPGLLTMTSHTNSNSGVPANWTVLPTCYYDLQLDFQFTFNLSKKEDRHIKQINFRNIPLKPDLDLEFSVQCSTLAKLNISVRSAKVDEDIDEEKFILVNYNCTTFKSRFQRNEYHFGSEENTTFYVYVYDFRSPIQITVSFSQHPKLELQQFFITFSACFISLLMMAAILWKIKQKYDMYRRRQRLFVEMEQMASRPFSHVLVELQVPPNFPCRVSVANNRGTPAESRNQGVTVMGTQGGSINQRIIETSLCNNVTPAPSSSSTHSTAISSNAVRRRRRFRPSPIALEPCVDQKAAVLSLLIRLPNGTLPYTPPGQSGLAIASTLVSLGSYSSRKNNVSECREVPRSLPKAKTPPTLQSA, encoded by the exons ATGGAGTTGCAATCTTCCTTTATCAGTGCCGTAGAATTTTATAAATATCGGAGAAAATCTATTAGAACAGCTTTGTATCTAGTCTGTTTCGCATTACTTATTACCATCCAAACCACCAATGCTGAAGAAGTCTACCAATGTGACAATCACACACAGACCTGCATTAGCGAATCGGAATTAGGAGAACAAAGTGACCAGCAACTCTTTAACCTACCCTCACCTCTACCCACTTGGGCAGAAATCCCACAATGCAGGGGGAAAATTATGTTAAATCGTCCTTTTGGCTTCCTTTCCGATGGGCCTGGCAATTATTCATTGGATACAAAATGTGCATGGATTGTTCAAAGTTCTGCACCAAATGCAACCATTTC GTTACAGCTTATTGAATTTGCAACTGAGTGCAGCTGGGATCATCTGTATGTATATGATGGAGATTCTGTTTTTGCTCCACTACTTGCCGTATACAG TGGCCTCACAATATATGGCACTTACAAGGTGGAAGAGTTGAATCAAGTAACATCTACTTCAAATACTATCCTGTTATACTTCTACAGTGATTTGGCATACAATATGTCAGGATTTAACATTTCttatag CATAAATTCATGCCCATTTAATGAAGAGGGAAAAAGATGTTCAGGCCATGGTGTATGCATTGGAAGTGCTTGTACTTGTGATGCAGATTTCCATGGGCATAGTTGCCAATATGCTGTCTGTCCAAATAACTGTAGCAAACATGGCTCATGCAATATGGAAACCCACAGCTGTGTCTGTGATGAAGGATGGTCAG GCCTTGACTGCAACCAGACTCGAGACAGGGGCTTTTGGACTAGTGTGTGGGAGTTCAACGCCACTCGCGATGAACGTCTGGCACGTACTCAAAGCAGTGGATCTGTCTGGAAGGGCGTTTTATGGGTTGTGGGTGGTCATGGGCTGGATCTAAAGTTACCATTAACTATGGCATTTAATATATCAG gtAATGACTGGACCCGTGTAGAAACTAATGGACTGTTCATTCCAACATTGCGTCACGGCCACTCTATTTTGATTCATGAG GGTATTTTATATATGTATGGAGGCGTTACGCATGATGGTGCCGTCTCGTCCCAATTATGGAGCCTTGACCTGTCTACGAAAGAGTGGATACTAGTTGCACCTAGTAAAACCAAAGAGTGCCAGCATCGATTGTGTGGCCCGGTAGCAACTACTGGCCATTCTGCAGTGTTGGTCAAGGACAAAATGtatgtcatttttggctacAATCCTGTCTTCGGTTACCTCAACATTATGCAAGAGTACAGTATAG ATAGTCGGCAGTGGAGCGTTGTGTCTACAGTGGGAGCTCTCGTACAGGGTTCCTATGGTCACAGTTCCGTATGGGACCCTCTCACAAAGCGCATATACGTTTATGGTGGTTATCAATCGGAAAGTAGCTCTGCGTATGGATTGACCGATGCTTTACACTCTTACGACCCAGCACATCGGGTTTGGCGTGTGCATCCATCTAGTGGGTCCTATCGTTACCTACACACGGCCATTATGAGCGGTGGCCTCATGCTTGTTTATGGAGGAAACACGCATAACGAAACCGCAATTAGCAAT GGTGCCAAGTGTTATTCATCAGACTTCATCGCCTACGATACGGTGTGCGATACTTGGTTCAAACTTAATCAGCCGGCACCCACTAGCGTCGGTGGTGATCTTTCGCGTTACGGTCATTTAGCAGCCTCATTTGGCCCTTCATCAG ACCTGAATGATAGCGATGAGTATCATCAGCCATTGCTTCCTTACGGAATGCTCATATTTGGTGGCTTTGATGGAAGGTTGAAGAGTGATGTTCTAGTTTACATCGTAGGCGTTTGTACGTCTCTGGCAACGAAGGAACAATGTCTTACTGCCATGCCCGGTGTGAAATGCGTCTGGAACAAAGCGGCAAAAAAGTGTGAACCTTTAGCCAGCATTTCCAAAGAGGGATATGAAAAATGTCCGGGTTTAG CGTTTCCAGAGACATCGAATTCTCTATCTGATTGGCCCTATTCTGCATCTCCGATAGGATATTCGATCAATGCAACCCTTCAATGTGGGTCCATTTCCAGTTGCCCGACCTGCTTGCACACGACATTTAACTGCGTCTGGTGTGGTCATAATTGTCAGTATGCTAAGTGTACAGAAGGGCTGACTCATACCAAAGCTATCACATCACTCGAACACTGCCAAGTGGCTGTCGCCAACACTTGTAGACTGCTGCATAG CTGTTCAGCCTGCCATACGGAACCGCATTGCCATTGGGAGCCTGACGCCCGTTGCTACTCATAT ATGGGAAACCGCACCGAGAAAGTTGATGTCAAAGAAGATCAGGTGTGTGACGCAGCATGCAGCTTACGCACGAATTGCAAAAATTGCACACAG GGTCCGTGCTTGTGGTGTTCAAATCAAAATCGTTGTGTCGACAAAAACGCATACATCCCTTCCTTTCCCTACGGCCTGTGCACCGAGTGGACAACGCACGAGAACAAATGCCGAGATTTGGACTTCCCTCAACTTGAAGAGGGGAGCCCGGCTGGACAACGAAACGTTCCATTAGGAGCAAGTGTTTATACGAAAATGACAACGTGCAAATCCCATCGCAGTTGTTCCGATTGCCAG gAGGATCCCGCTTGCGGTTGGTGTGACGACGGTTCAAACCGTGGCACAGGAACTTGCATGCCAGGCGGTTTCAGTGGTCCGGTAACGAATGTACTGAACTTGAGTACGGACCTTGTTTGTCCCGCCCAGCAATGGTTCTTTACGAGTTGCCCACCATGCCAGTGCAATGGTCACAGTACATGCATCGAAGGCACTCAAAAGTGCAATCAGCCTTGCCTGCACCTTACGGAAG GTCCCCACTGTGAAACTTGTACGCCGGGATATTTTGGGAACCCAGTGAACGGAGGAACCTGTTCTCCTTGTCAAT GTAGCGGACATGGAACGCAATGCCATCCGCTGACTGGCCGTTGCTTTTGTACCACAAAAGGAGTGGTTGGGGATCATTGTGAACGATGCGACCTAGCGAATCATTACTCGCCCGGGCTTCTGACAATGACTTCCCACACTAACAGTAACTCGGGTGTCCCGGCGAACTGGACTGTGTTACCCACCTGTTACTATGACCTACAACTAGACTTTCAGTTTACTTTTAATCTGTCCAAAAAAGAAGACCGACACATAAAACAGATCAATTTCCGCAATATACCTCTCAAGCCTGATCTTGATCTAGAATTCAGTGTCCAGTGTTCCACATTGGCCAAGCTCAACATCAGTGTCAGATCAGCTAAG GTGGATGAAGACATTGACGAAGAAAAGTTCATACTCGTAAATTACAATTGCACAACCTTCAAATCGAGATTTCAACGTAATGAATATCACTTTGGCAGTGAAGAGAACACAACATTTTACGTATACGTGTACGATTTTCGTTCACCTATCCAAATTACG GTCTCCTTCAGCCAACATCCAAAATTGGAGTTGCAACAGTTTTTTATAACCTTTTCCGCTTGTTTTATATCTCTGCTTATGATGGCCGCTATTTTATGGAAAATCAAGCagaaatatgacatgtatcgAAG GCGACAGAGATTGTTTGTAGAAATGGAACAAATGGCGTCTCGTCCGTTTTCGCATGTACTTGTGGAACTTCAAGTACCGCCCAATTTTCCTTGTCGTGTCTCCGTCGCGAATAACAGAGGTACACCAG CCGAAAGTCGAAATCAAGGAGTCACAGTAATGGGCACCCAAGGGGGCTCCATTAATCAGCGTATAATTGAAACAAGTTTGTGTAACAATGTAACCCCAGCCCCTTCATCTTCTTCTACCCATTCAACAGCGATTTCCTCAAATGCCGTCCGTCGAAGGCGCAGG TTCCGTCCAAGTCCTATTGCTTTAGAGCCTTGCGTCGATCAGAAGGCTGCCGTGCTGTCGCTTTTGATACGGCTTCCAAACGGGACGCTTCCCTACACTCCTCCAGGACAGTCGG GATTAGCAATTGCTTCGACGCTCGTCTCACTAGGTTCATACTCCAGTCGAAAGAACAACGTCAGTGAATGTCGTGAAGTGCCCAGGAGTTTGCCAAAAGCCAAAACTCCCCCGACGCTTCAGAGCGCGTGA
- the LOC116932769 gene encoding attractin-like protein 1 isoform X3 translates to MELQSSFISAVEFYKYRRKSIRTALYLVCFALLITIQTTNAEEVYQCDNHTQTCISESELGEQSDQQLFNLPSPLPTWAEIPQCRGKIMLNRPFGFLSDGPGNYSLDTKCAWIVQSSAPNATISLQLIEFATECSWDHLYVYDGDSVFAPLLAVYSGLTIYGTYKVEELNQVTSTSNTILLYFYSDLAYNMSGFNISYSINSCPFNEEGKRCSGHGVCIGSACTCDADFHGHSCQYAVCPNNCSKHGSCNMETHSCVCDEGWSGLDCNQTRDRGFWTSVWEFNATRDERLARTQSSGSVWKGVLWVVGGHGLDLKLPLTMAFNISGNDWTRVETNGLFIPTLRHGHSILIHEGILYMYGGVTHDGAVSSQLWSLDLSTKEWILVAPSKTKECQHRLCGPVATTGHSAVLVKDKMYVIFGYNPVFGYLNIMQEYSIDSRQWSVVSTVGALVQGSYGHSSVWDPLTKRIYVYGGYQSESSSAYGLTDALHSYDPAHRVWRVHPSSGSYRYLHTAIMSGGLMLVYGGNTHNETAISNGAKCYSSDFIAYDTVCDTWFKLNQPAPTSVGGDLSRYGHLAASFGPSSDLNDSDEYHQPLLPYGMLIFGGFDGRLKSDVLVYIVGVCTSLATKEQCLTAMPGVKCVWNKAAKKCEPLASISKEGYEKCPGLGYSINATLQCGSISSCPTCLHTTFNCVWCGHNCQYAKCTEGLTHTKAITSLEHCQVAVANTCRLLHSCSACHTEPHCHWEPDARCYSYVRKMGNRTEKVDVKEDQVCDAACSLRTNCKNCTQGPCLWCSNQNRCVDKNAYIPSFPYGLCTEWTTHENKCRDLDFPQLEEGSPAGQRNVPLGASVYTKMTTCKSHRSCSDCQEDPACGWCDDGSNRGTGTCMPGGFSGPVTNVLNLSTDLVCPAQQWFFTSCPPCQCNGHSTCIEGTQKCNQPCLHLTEGPHCETCTPGYFGNPVNGGTCSPCQCSGHGTQCHPLTGRCFCTTKGVVGDHCERCDLANHYSPGLLTMTSHTNSNSGVPANWTVLPTCYYDLQLDFQFTFNLSKKEDRHIKQINFRNIPLKPDLDLEFSVQCSTLAKLNISVRSAKVDEDIDEEKFILVNYNCTTFKSRFQRNEYHFGSEENTTFYVYVYDFRSPIQITVSFSQHPKLELQQFFITFSACFISLLMMAAILWKIKQKYDMYRRRQRLFVEMEQMASRPFSHVLVELQVPPNFPCRVSVANNRGTPAESRNQGVTVMGTQGGSINQRIIETSLCNNVTPAPSSSSTHSTAISSNAVRRRRRFRPSPIALEPCVDQKAAVLSLLIRLPNGTLPYTPPGQSGLAIASTLVSLGSYSSRKNNVSECREVPRSLPKAKTPPTLQSA, encoded by the exons ATGGAGTTGCAATCTTCCTTTATCAGTGCCGTAGAATTTTATAAATATCGGAGAAAATCTATTAGAACAGCTTTGTATCTAGTCTGTTTCGCATTACTTATTACCATCCAAACCACCAATGCTGAAGAAGTCTACCAATGTGACAATCACACACAGACCTGCATTAGCGAATCGGAATTAGGAGAACAAAGTGACCAGCAACTCTTTAACCTACCCTCACCTCTACCCACTTGGGCAGAAATCCCACAATGCAGGGGGAAAATTATGTTAAATCGTCCTTTTGGCTTCCTTTCCGATGGGCCTGGCAATTATTCATTGGATACAAAATGTGCATGGATTGTTCAAAGTTCTGCACCAAATGCAACCATTTC GTTACAGCTTATTGAATTTGCAACTGAGTGCAGCTGGGATCATCTGTATGTATATGATGGAGATTCTGTTTTTGCTCCACTACTTGCCGTATACAG TGGCCTCACAATATATGGCACTTACAAGGTGGAAGAGTTGAATCAAGTAACATCTACTTCAAATACTATCCTGTTATACTTCTACAGTGATTTGGCATACAATATGTCAGGATTTAACATTTCttatag CATAAATTCATGCCCATTTAATGAAGAGGGAAAAAGATGTTCAGGCCATGGTGTATGCATTGGAAGTGCTTGTACTTGTGATGCAGATTTCCATGGGCATAGTTGCCAATATGCTGTCTGTCCAAATAACTGTAGCAAACATGGCTCATGCAATATGGAAACCCACAGCTGTGTCTGTGATGAAGGATGGTCAG GCCTTGACTGCAACCAGACTCGAGACAGGGGCTTTTGGACTAGTGTGTGGGAGTTCAACGCCACTCGCGATGAACGTCTGGCACGTACTCAAAGCAGTGGATCTGTCTGGAAGGGCGTTTTATGGGTTGTGGGTGGTCATGGGCTGGATCTAAAGTTACCATTAACTATGGCATTTAATATATCAG gtAATGACTGGACCCGTGTAGAAACTAATGGACTGTTCATTCCAACATTGCGTCACGGCCACTCTATTTTGATTCATGAG GGTATTTTATATATGTATGGAGGCGTTACGCATGATGGTGCCGTCTCGTCCCAATTATGGAGCCTTGACCTGTCTACGAAAGAGTGGATACTAGTTGCACCTAGTAAAACCAAAGAGTGCCAGCATCGATTGTGTGGCCCGGTAGCAACTACTGGCCATTCTGCAGTGTTGGTCAAGGACAAAATGtatgtcatttttggctacAATCCTGTCTTCGGTTACCTCAACATTATGCAAGAGTACAGTATAG ATAGTCGGCAGTGGAGCGTTGTGTCTACAGTGGGAGCTCTCGTACAGGGTTCCTATGGTCACAGTTCCGTATGGGACCCTCTCACAAAGCGCATATACGTTTATGGTGGTTATCAATCGGAAAGTAGCTCTGCGTATGGATTGACCGATGCTTTACACTCTTACGACCCAGCACATCGGGTTTGGCGTGTGCATCCATCTAGTGGGTCCTATCGTTACCTACACACGGCCATTATGAGCGGTGGCCTCATGCTTGTTTATGGAGGAAACACGCATAACGAAACCGCAATTAGCAAT GGTGCCAAGTGTTATTCATCAGACTTCATCGCCTACGATACGGTGTGCGATACTTGGTTCAAACTTAATCAGCCGGCACCCACTAGCGTCGGTGGTGATCTTTCGCGTTACGGTCATTTAGCAGCCTCATTTGGCCCTTCATCAG ACCTGAATGATAGCGATGAGTATCATCAGCCATTGCTTCCTTACGGAATGCTCATATTTGGTGGCTTTGATGGAAGGTTGAAGAGTGATGTTCTAGTTTACATCGTAGGCGTTTGTACGTCTCTGGCAACGAAGGAACAATGTCTTACTGCCATGCCCGGTGTGAAATGCGTCTGGAACAAAGCGGCAAAAAAGTGTGAACCTTTAGCCAGCATTTCCAAAGAGGGATATGAAAAATGTCCGGGTTTAG GATATTCGATCAATGCAACCCTTCAATGTGGGTCCATTTCCAGTTGCCCGACCTGCTTGCACACGACATTTAACTGCGTCTGGTGTGGTCATAATTGTCAGTATGCTAAGTGTACAGAAGGGCTGACTCATACCAAAGCTATCACATCACTCGAACACTGCCAAGTGGCTGTCGCCAACACTTGTAGACTGCTGCATAG CTGTTCAGCCTGCCATACGGAACCGCATTGCCATTGGGAGCCTGACGCCCGTTGCTACTCATATGTGCGCAAG ATGGGAAACCGCACCGAGAAAGTTGATGTCAAAGAAGATCAGGTGTGTGACGCAGCATGCAGCTTACGCACGAATTGCAAAAATTGCACACAG GGTCCGTGCTTGTGGTGTTCAAATCAAAATCGTTGTGTCGACAAAAACGCATACATCCCTTCCTTTCCCTACGGCCTGTGCACCGAGTGGACAACGCACGAGAACAAATGCCGAGATTTGGACTTCCCTCAACTTGAAGAGGGGAGCCCGGCTGGACAACGAAACGTTCCATTAGGAGCAAGTGTTTATACGAAAATGACAACGTGCAAATCCCATCGCAGTTGTTCCGATTGCCAG gAGGATCCCGCTTGCGGTTGGTGTGACGACGGTTCAAACCGTGGCACAGGAACTTGCATGCCAGGCGGTTTCAGTGGTCCGGTAACGAATGTACTGAACTTGAGTACGGACCTTGTTTGTCCCGCCCAGCAATGGTTCTTTACGAGTTGCCCACCATGCCAGTGCAATGGTCACAGTACATGCATCGAAGGCACTCAAAAGTGCAATCAGCCTTGCCTGCACCTTACGGAAG GTCCCCACTGTGAAACTTGTACGCCGGGATATTTTGGGAACCCAGTGAACGGAGGAACCTGTTCTCCTTGTCAAT GTAGCGGACATGGAACGCAATGCCATCCGCTGACTGGCCGTTGCTTTTGTACCACAAAAGGAGTGGTTGGGGATCATTGTGAACGATGCGACCTAGCGAATCATTACTCGCCCGGGCTTCTGACAATGACTTCCCACACTAACAGTAACTCGGGTGTCCCGGCGAACTGGACTGTGTTACCCACCTGTTACTATGACCTACAACTAGACTTTCAGTTTACTTTTAATCTGTCCAAAAAAGAAGACCGACACATAAAACAGATCAATTTCCGCAATATACCTCTCAAGCCTGATCTTGATCTAGAATTCAGTGTCCAGTGTTCCACATTGGCCAAGCTCAACATCAGTGTCAGATCAGCTAAG GTGGATGAAGACATTGACGAAGAAAAGTTCATACTCGTAAATTACAATTGCACAACCTTCAAATCGAGATTTCAACGTAATGAATATCACTTTGGCAGTGAAGAGAACACAACATTTTACGTATACGTGTACGATTTTCGTTCACCTATCCAAATTACG GTCTCCTTCAGCCAACATCCAAAATTGGAGTTGCAACAGTTTTTTATAACCTTTTCCGCTTGTTTTATATCTCTGCTTATGATGGCCGCTATTTTATGGAAAATCAAGCagaaatatgacatgtatcgAAG GCGACAGAGATTGTTTGTAGAAATGGAACAAATGGCGTCTCGTCCGTTTTCGCATGTACTTGTGGAACTTCAAGTACCGCCCAATTTTCCTTGTCGTGTCTCCGTCGCGAATAACAGAGGTACACCAG CCGAAAGTCGAAATCAAGGAGTCACAGTAATGGGCACCCAAGGGGGCTCCATTAATCAGCGTATAATTGAAACAAGTTTGTGTAACAATGTAACCCCAGCCCCTTCATCTTCTTCTACCCATTCAACAGCGATTTCCTCAAATGCCGTCCGTCGAAGGCGCAGG TTCCGTCCAAGTCCTATTGCTTTAGAGCCTTGCGTCGATCAGAAGGCTGCCGTGCTGTCGCTTTTGATACGGCTTCCAAACGGGACGCTTCCCTACACTCCTCCAGGACAGTCGG GATTAGCAATTGCTTCGACGCTCGTCTCACTAGGTTCATACTCCAGTCGAAAGAACAACGTCAGTGAATGTCGTGAAGTGCCCAGGAGTTTGCCAAAAGCCAAAACTCCCCCGACGCTTCAGAGCGCGTGA